Proteins encoded by one window of Clostridium bornimense:
- a CDS encoding polysaccharide biosynthesis tyrosine autokinase, whose product MSEALVEKPVNIIRLVRIIRTRWKIVIFVTSFLTLLTIILNLFVLQPVYQCNVKMFIGKSIDEDGNYSNNDIVMYQSLMKTYVEIIKTEDLVERSLSKIDSKIEPAEVLSNLSVDAINDTQILQVTLEGEDKREIYEILASITEEFVATAKTVVPNGNVQVIRNAKEPQNQISPNIEINIVIGILSGVLLSGIIVFIKEFKGSCIETKEEVEGKLGIPVLGMIPKNYKDTDIFEVDKNPKSVISEEYRRLRTNLKYTSFEKYHRVFQVTSAVSGEGKSTVSINLALALAEEAKVVLIDCDMRKPSIHKKLNISRKGGLSDILIGKCDIMDVAYRYNKNLLIITSGNSIENPSEMLSSRAMERMVRRLKDVVDYVIIDSPPVQAVTDAQILSTRCDGTILVVKSGETKAKEVLNTIDLLNKVKGNILGIVLKYVEVNNKKYVQ is encoded by the coding sequence ATGAGTGAAGCTTTGGTAGAGAAACCAGTAAATATAATTCGGTTAGTAAGAATTATAAGAACCCGATGGAAAATTGTGATTTTTGTGACGAGTTTCCTTACTTTGTTGACAATTATTTTGAATTTGTTTGTTTTACAGCCGGTTTATCAATGTAATGTGAAGATGTTTATAGGAAAGTCAATAGATGAAGATGGAAACTATAGTAATAATGATATAGTAATGTATCAAAGTTTAATGAAAACTTATGTTGAAATAATAAAGACAGAAGATTTAGTAGAAAGATCTTTATCCAAGATAGATAGCAAGATAGAGCCAGCAGAAGTTCTTTCAAATTTATCAGTAGATGCAATAAATGATACGCAAATATTACAGGTTACTCTAGAAGGTGAAGACAAAAGGGAAATATATGAGATATTAGCATCTATTACAGAAGAATTTGTAGCTACAGCGAAAACTGTAGTTCCTAATGGAAATGTGCAAGTTATTAGAAATGCTAAAGAACCACAAAATCAGATAAGTCCTAATATAGAGATTAATATTGTTATTGGTATTTTATCAGGAGTACTTTTATCAGGCATTATTGTATTTATAAAAGAATTTAAAGGCAGTTGTATAGAGACAAAAGAAGAAGTTGAAGGAAAATTAGGTATACCTGTATTAGGAATGATACCTAAAAATTATAAAGATACTGATATATTCGAAGTGGATAAAAATCCAAAATCGGTTATATCAGAAGAATATAGGAGATTGAGAACAAACTTAAAATATACTTCTTTTGAGAAATATCATAGAGTATTCCAAGTTACAAGTGCTGTTTCAGGAGAAGGAAAATCTACAGTGTCTATAAACTTAGCATTAGCTTTGGCGGAGGAAGCAAAAGTAGTACTTATTGATTGTGATATGAGGAAACCAAGTATTCATAAGAAACTTAATATATCTAGAAAAGGTGGTTTGTCAGATATATTAATAGGAAAATGCGATATTATGGATGTAGCATACAGATACAATAAAAATCTTCTTATAATAACATCAGGAAATTCCATAGAGAATCCATCGGAGATGTTATCATCGAGAGCTATGGAAAGAATGGTAAGGAGACTTAAAGATGTAGTAGATTATGTTATCATTGATTCACCGCCAGTACAAGCGGTTACAGATGCACAAATTTTAAGTACTCGGTGTGATGGAACGATTTTAGTTGTTAAATCAGGAGAAACAAAGGCTAAAGAAGTACTAAATACTATAGATCTTTTAAATAAGGTAAAGGGGAATATCCTAGGTATAGTATTAAAGTATGTAGAAGTAAATAATAAAAAATATGTACAATAA
- a CDS encoding 50S ribosomal protein L25, with product MMKNLNINNREGSNNSLRRKGLLPGVLYGEKIKNTLFEISEMELASELAREGSSGMCNVHYGNEDFTAIVREVQKDPVTRKIIHIDLEKISASDKVTSEVPLNFIGEGAVESIGGVVIKEKEKLKVKGPASEIPSSINIDVSKLKYGETITGSDVEFGSEISLAEDGNSVLAVVLSKGNQVEEENVE from the coding sequence ATGATGAAAAATTTAAATATAAATAATAGAGAAGGTAGTAACAATTCATTAAGACGTAAGGGGTTACTACCAGGGGTATTATATGGAGAAAAAATAAAAAATACCTTATTTGAAATTTCAGAGATGGAGTTAGCTTCAGAGTTAGCAAGAGAAGGTTCGTCTGGTATGTGTAATGTACATTATGGTAATGAAGATTTCACAGCTATAGTAAGGGAAGTTCAAAAAGACCCTGTAACAAGAAAAATTATACATATTGATTTAGAGAAAATTTCTGCTAGTGATAAAGTAACTAGTGAAGTGCCATTAAACTTTATTGGTGAGGGAGCAGTAGAATCTATTGGTGGTGTTGTTATAAAAGAGAAGGAAAAATTAAAAGTTAAAGGACCTGCTAGTGAAATTCCATCATCAATTAATATTGATGTATCAAAATTAAAATATGGTGAGACTATAACTGGTAGTGATGTAGAGTTTGGTAGTGAAATTTCTTTAGCTGAAGATGGAAACTCTGTTTTAGCGGTTGTATTATCTAAAGGAAATCAAGTTGAAGAAGAAAATGTAGAATAA
- the cps2T gene encoding beta 1-4 rhamnosyltransferase Cps2T, whose translation MKNVFIIGSKGIPAKYGGFETFVDKLTEKQQSKEIKYHVACMAKDTKEFSHNGARCFNINVPNIGPAKAVYYDIKAMKECIRYIKENNIENPIIYILACRIGPFIGQYKKRLKKLGGTLFVNPDGHEWKRGKWNWAIKKYWKLSERLMVKHADLLVCDSKNIEKYIKEDYKKYNPKTTFIAYGADTKKSILEDNDSKLLKWYKEKGIRAKEYYLVVGRFVPENNYEIMITEFMKSNTKKDFVLITNVEKNKFYEKLKEKTGFEKDRRIKFVGTVYDQELLKKIRENAYGYFHGHEVGGTNPSLLEALATTDLNILLDVGFNREVGEDGAAYFSKKSGDLCNKINELEFLDYVSLKKIGEKAKLIIETRYEWELIIHDYEKVFME comes from the coding sequence ATGAAAAATGTATTTATTATAGGATCAAAAGGTATACCAGCAAAATATGGTGGGTTTGAGACCTTTGTAGATAAGTTAACAGAAAAACAACAAAGTAAAGAAATTAAATATCATGTTGCATGCATGGCGAAGGATACAAAAGAATTTTCTCATAATGGTGCAAGATGTTTTAATATAAATGTACCTAATATTGGTCCGGCAAAAGCTGTTTATTATGATATAAAAGCAATGAAGGAATGTATTAGATATATAAAAGAAAATAATATAGAAAATCCAATTATCTACATATTAGCTTGCAGGATTGGCCCATTTATAGGACAGTACAAAAAAAGGTTAAAAAAATTAGGAGGAACATTATTTGTTAATCCTGATGGACATGAATGGAAACGTGGGAAGTGGAATTGGGCAATAAAAAAATATTGGAAATTATCTGAAAGATTAATGGTAAAGCATGCTGATTTATTAGTATGTGATTCTAAAAATATTGAAAAATATATTAAAGAAGATTATAAAAAATATAATCCTAAAACTACTTTTATAGCGTATGGTGCAGATACGAAAAAATCTATTTTAGAAGATAATGATTCTAAACTGTTAAAATGGTATAAAGAAAAAGGAATAAGAGCAAAGGAATATTATCTTGTAGTAGGTAGATTTGTACCAGAAAATAATTACGAAATAATGATAACAGAATTTATGAAGTCGAATACCAAAAAAGACTTTGTATTAATAACAAATGTGGAGAAAAACAAATTCTATGAAAAGCTTAAAGAGAAAACAGGATTTGAAAAAGATAGAAGAATTAAATTTGTAGGAACAGTATATGATCAAGAATTACTTAAAAAGATTAGAGAAAATGCATATGGATATTTTCATGGACATGAAGTTGGAGGTACTAATCCTTCTTTATTGGAAGCGCTTGCTACAACTGATTTAAATATTTTACTTGATGTTGGGTTTAATAGGGAAGTTGGAGAAGATGGAGCAGCGTATTTCAGTAAGAAAAGTGGAGATTTATGTAATAAAATTAATGAATTAGAGTTTTTAGATTATGTAAGTTTAAAAAAAATAGGTGAGAAAGCAAAACTTATTATAGAAACAAGGTACGAATGGGAATTAATAATTCATGATTATGAAAAAGTGTTTATGGAATGA
- a CDS encoding polysaccharide biosynthesis tyrosine autokinase, whose translation MEEVKVVEEFSNEISFSQIIFALKKRWKIIFATTIFFTALVALITFFFIDPVYEVHTKVFIGKDAEVNYDNNDVQMYQKLLLTYAQILKTEDLIGTALNNVDSDMTMEEVMKDITVEPITDTQILQIKLTGKNKDDLAVVLESITEEFIKESKEIVPNGNVKIIRHVKEAEAPISPNKKMNIILGFLIGLVSGMAIVFLIEYMNNTYKSKEEVERNLKLPVLGVIPKFGRKREKLVMEEEPRSLEAECYRTMVTNIQYSSIDSRCKTIVVTSSQKGEGKTTISGNLALSLAGWGNRVVLIDCDIRRAALHKAFNISNSKGLTDVLVNQASLKDVAVGIKETLLLIPAGRVSPNPTELLNSKAMELLLEELKETCDYVILDTAPVEAVADAQILSAKADGTLVVIKSGDTRINVIQDALNLLNKVRGKILGVVLNATEDGRLSKMYQYYGEEHKKKGDKVS comes from the coding sequence ATGGAAGAAGTTAAAGTTGTTGAAGAGTTTTCGAACGAAATTAGTTTTTCTCAAATAATTTTTGCGTTGAAAAAGAGATGGAAAATTATATTTGCAACCACAATATTTTTTACGGCACTTGTTGCTTTAATTACATTTTTCTTTATAGATCCTGTATATGAAGTGCATACTAAGGTATTTATTGGTAAAGATGCAGAAGTCAATTATGATAATAATGATGTTCAAATGTATCAAAAATTGTTACTTACTTATGCACAGATTTTGAAGACAGAAGATTTAATAGGAACTGCGTTGAATAATGTAGATTCTGATATGACTATGGAGGAGGTGATGAAAGATATTACTGTTGAACCTATAACAGATACGCAAATTTTACAAATAAAACTAACGGGAAAAAATAAGGATGATTTAGCAGTTGTTCTAGAGAGTATAACAGAAGAGTTTATTAAAGAATCAAAAGAAATAGTGCCAAATGGTAATGTAAAAATTATTAGGCATGTAAAAGAAGCAGAAGCTCCTATTTCACCTAATAAGAAAATGAATATTATTCTAGGGTTTTTAATAGGATTAGTAAGTGGAATGGCAATAGTTTTTCTTATAGAGTATATGAACAATACTTATAAAAGTAAAGAAGAGGTAGAAAGAAATCTTAAACTGCCTGTTCTTGGAGTGATTCCGAAGTTTGGAAGAAAAAGGGAAAAGTTAGTGATGGAAGAAGAGCCGAGGTCTTTGGAAGCTGAATGTTACAGGACTATGGTTACAAATATTCAGTATTCTTCAATTGATAGTAGGTGTAAGACTATAGTAGTGACAAGTTCTCAGAAAGGTGAGGGAAAAACGACGATTTCTGGAAATTTAGCTTTGTCTTTAGCTGGATGGGGAAATAGAGTTGTGTTAATTGATTGTGACATAAGGAGAGCAGCTTTGCATAAAGCATTTAATATTAGCAATTCGAAAGGCCTTACTGATGTTTTAGTAAATCAAGCTAGTCTTAAAGATGTAGCGGTAGGAATTAAAGAAACTTTGCTTTTAATTCCAGCAGGAAGAGTATCACCGAATCCTACAGAACTTTTAAATTCGAAAGCTATGGAATTATTATTAGAGGAATTAAAAGAAACTTGTGATTATGTTATTTTAGATACCGCGCCAGTGGAAGCTGTGGCTGATGCTCAAATTTTAAGTGCTAAAGCTGATGGAACTTTAGTAGTTATTAAATCTGGAGACACAAGAATAAATGTGATTCAGGATGCTTTAAATCTATTAAATAAGGTCAGAGGAAAGATACTAGGTGTTGTGTTAAATGCAACAGAAGATGGAAGGTTATCAAAGATGTATCAGTATTATGGTGAAGAACATAAGAAAAAAGGGGATAAAGTTAGTTAG
- a CDS encoding sugar transferase produces the protein MERLVLENVESDAIEVKTSKIYLFIKRIIDIMGALIGLILLSPLLVIVGVLIKIESKGPIIFSQDRIGKNGKIFRMYKLRSMVANAEELKEKLIKENEMSGPMFKIKDDPRVTKIGRFIRKTSIDELPQLLNVLKGNMSLVGPRPSLPNEVLEFEPWMNKRLMVKPGLTCYWQVMGRNNIDFEQWMLLDIKYVETRSIIVDIKLIIKTFFVLFGDKNAS, from the coding sequence ATGGAAAGGTTAGTATTAGAAAATGTTGAGTCTGATGCTATAGAAGTTAAAACCTCTAAAATATATTTATTTATTAAAAGAATTATAGATATAATGGGAGCTTTGATAGGGTTGATTCTTTTGAGTCCTCTATTGGTGATTGTAGGAGTTTTAATAAAGATAGAGTCGAAAGGACCTATTATCTTTTCGCAAGATAGGATAGGAAAGAATGGAAAAATATTTAGAATGTACAAGCTTCGGAGTATGGTTGCAAATGCTGAAGAATTAAAGGAAAAACTAATAAAGGAAAATGAAATGTCTGGACCTATGTTTAAAATCAAAGATGATCCAAGGGTTACAAAGATAGGGAGATTTATAAGAAAAACGAGTATTGATGAATTACCGCAATTATTAAATGTTTTAAAGGGAAATATGAGTTTAGTAGGTCCAAGACCTAGTTTGCCTAATGAAGTTTTAGAGTTTGAACCGTGGATGAATAAAAGATTAATGGTAAAACCAGGGCTTACATGTTATTGGCAAGTAATGGGAAGAAATAATATAGATTTTGAGCAATGGATGTTATTAGATATAAAGTATGTTGAAACAAGAAGTATTATAGTTGACATTAAATTAATAATTAAAACATTTTTTGTTTTATTTGGTGATAAAAATGCATCGTAA
- a CDS encoding polysaccharide biosynthesis tyrosine autokinase: MEQEILEKEISISEIMEALQKRWKMIALITLIFSVVAGVLSFFVIKPTYEAGTKLFIGKEESQNSTYDNNDIQMYQKLLKTYAEMIKNDELIEKAIREVNTTMTAEEILDSLTVNPLTDTQILEIKLQGKKPKEIAEILNGINNEFIFQANELVPNGNVKVIREVRVPKDPVAPNKVMNIAIAFLLGLMVGVGLTFLLEYLDNTFKTKESVEGALNIPVMGVIPQMSNSSKPGKKYFVVEDDPKAVASESYRTLKTNIQYSSFDEKHRVMVVTSSTPGEGKSTTTGNLALALAEGEAKVILIDCDMRKPTVHKKFHISNDKGLSDVLIGKVDIMEAAHKYNKNLLILTAGKIPPNPSEMLGSKTMKELLDRLKEVVDYIILDTPPVQAVADAQILSTRADGTLLVIKAGETKKEATENAINLLNKVNANVIGGILNGAEDRKNKTYYYYGE, from the coding sequence TTGGAACAAGAAATACTAGAGAAGGAAATTAGCATTTCTGAAATAATGGAAGCTCTACAAAAGAGATGGAAAATGATAGCTTTAATAACTTTAATATTTTCAGTAGTAGCAGGGGTTTTAAGCTTTTTTGTTATAAAACCAACTTATGAAGCTGGAACAAAATTATTTATAGGAAAAGAAGAATCACAAAATTCAACTTATGATAATAATGATATTCAGATGTATCAAAAATTATTAAAAACATATGCAGAGATGATTAAAAATGATGAACTTATTGAAAAAGCAATAAGAGAAGTAAATACTACAATGACAGCAGAAGAGATTTTAGATTCTTTAACAGTAAATCCTTTAACAGATACTCAAATTTTAGAGATAAAGCTTCAAGGAAAAAAGCCTAAGGAAATAGCTGAAATTTTAAATGGAATAAATAATGAGTTTATTTTTCAAGCTAATGAACTAGTGCCTAATGGAAATGTAAAAGTTATAAGAGAGGTAAGAGTACCGAAGGATCCTGTAGCACCTAATAAGGTTATGAATATTGCAATCGCTTTTCTTTTAGGGCTTATGGTAGGGGTAGGATTAACTTTCTTATTAGAATATCTTGATAATACTTTTAAAACTAAGGAATCTGTAGAAGGAGCTTTAAATATTCCAGTTATGGGTGTTATACCACAGATGAGCAATAGTTCTAAACCAGGAAAGAAGTATTTTGTAGTAGAAGATGATCCTAAGGCTGTTGCATCAGAAAGCTATAGAACGCTTAAGACAAATATTCAATATTCGTCTTTTGATGAAAAACATAGAGTTATGGTAGTAACTAGTTCAACTCCTGGAGAAGGAAAATCTACTACTACTGGAAATCTAGCGCTTGCTTTGGCAGAGGGTGAAGCAAAGGTTATTCTTATTGACTGTGATATGAGAAAGCCTACAGTTCATAAGAAATTCCATATTTCAAATGACAAGGGACTTTCCGATGTACTTATTGGAAAGGTGGATATAATGGAAGCTGCTCATAAATATAATAAGAATCTTCTTATATTAACAGCAGGAAAAATACCACCAAACCCTTCAGAGATGCTTGGATCAAAGACTATGAAGGAATTATTAGATAGATTAAAAGAAGTTGTAGATTATATTATTTTAGATACTCCTCCTGTACAAGCTGTTGCTGATGCTCAGATTTTAAGTACTAGAGCAGATGGAACATTACTGGTAATAAAGGCAGGAGAAACTAAAAAGGAAGCTACAGAAAATGCAATTAATCTTTTAAATAAGGTAAATGCCAATGTTATTGGTGGAATTTTAAATGGAGCAGAAGATAGAAAAAATAAAACATATTATTATTATGGTGAATAA
- a CDS encoding UDP-glucose dehydrogenase family protein: MEIVVAGTGYVGLVTGACLAEVGHKVTCVDIDEKKIEIMKKGISPIYEPGLDEILDKNYKKGKLDFTTDYKEAYRKADVVFIGVGTPERVDGSANLDYVFSVCRQIAKNVTKDCLVVVKSTVPIGTNDKVEEFLRENVENNIHIEVASNPEFLAQGTAVRDTLFASRIVIGVESEKARDILMNIYERFNQPIVVTNRRSAEMIKYASNDFLALKISFINEMANVCEIVGADIEDVAKGMSYDSRIGNKFLSAGIGYGGSCFPKDTKALHWLANDHGYEVKTIKATIEVNENQKYKLFRKAKEVFGSLKNKRVAILGLTFKPGTDDLREAPSIENVRRLLDEGAKVIAYDPVGENNFKKIYPTEIIYAESMEEAINDSDMAFIFTEWDEIKSIGIDVFIEKMKTPIIFDGRNCFNLDNIYEKEVYYYSIGRKTIKNFSKKKLNEKIFLK, from the coding sequence ATGGAAATTGTAGTAGCGGGAACTGGGTATGTTGGTTTGGTGACAGGAGCTTGTCTTGCGGAGGTTGGTCATAAAGTAACTTGCGTTGATATTGATGAGAAAAAGATAGAAATAATGAAAAAAGGAATATCTCCAATATATGAACCAGGCCTTGATGAAATATTAGATAAAAATTATAAAAAGGGAAAATTAGATTTTACAACAGACTATAAAGAAGCTTATAGAAAAGCAGATGTAGTTTTTATTGGAGTTGGTACTCCGGAGAGAGTTGATGGATCTGCAAATTTAGATTATGTTTTTTCAGTATGTAGACAAATTGCAAAAAATGTAACAAAAGATTGTTTAGTAGTTGTTAAATCAACAGTGCCTATAGGTACTAATGATAAAGTTGAGGAATTTTTACGAGAAAATGTAGAAAATAATATTCATATTGAAGTTGCTTCTAATCCGGAGTTTTTAGCTCAAGGTACAGCAGTTAGAGATACTCTTTTTGCTAGTAGGATAGTGATTGGGGTGGAGTCGGAAAAAGCAAGAGATATATTAATGAATATATATGAAAGATTTAATCAACCTATAGTAGTTACTAATAGAAGAAGTGCTGAGATGATAAAATATGCTTCTAATGATTTTTTAGCTCTTAAGATTTCTTTTATTAATGAAATGGCTAATGTTTGTGAAATAGTGGGTGCTGATATAGAGGATGTTGCAAAAGGTATGAGTTATGATTCTAGAATAGGAAATAAGTTTCTGAGTGCCGGCATTGGATATGGAGGTTCATGTTTTCCTAAGGATACAAAAGCATTACATTGGTTAGCTAATGATCATGGTTATGAAGTGAAAACTATAAAAGCGACTATAGAAGTTAATGAAAATCAAAAGTATAAATTATTTAGAAAAGCAAAAGAAGTTTTTGGAAGTTTGAAGAATAAGAGAGTTGCAATACTAGGATTAACTTTTAAACCAGGGACAGATGACTTAAGAGAGGCCCCTTCTATTGAAAATGTAAGAAGACTATTAGATGAAGGTGCCAAAGTTATTGCTTATGATCCTGTGGGGGAAAATAATTTTAAAAAAATATATCCAACTGAAATAATTTATGCAGAGTCTATGGAAGAAGCAATTAATGATTCAGATATGGCATTTATATTTACTGAGTGGGATGAAATTAAGAGTATTGGTATTGATGTTTTTATAGAAAAAATGAAGACGCCGATTATCTTCGATGGAAGGAATTGTTTTAACTTAGATAATATATATGAAAAAGAAGTATATTATTATTCGATAGGTAGAAAAACAATTAAAAATTTTTCTAAAAAGAAATTAAATGAAAAAATTTTTTTAAAATAA
- a CDS encoding aminotransferase class I/II-fold pyridoxal phosphate-dependent enzyme, with product MYKLEQNKTPLFDALISYVNNETIPFHVPGHKKGLGVDEDFKNFIGENPFKIDVTVFKSVDSLHHPKGAIKEAQILAADAYGADATFFSVHGTSGAIQAMIMSVVSDGDKIIIPRNVHKSITTGIILAGAIPVYMTPEFDKNLGIAHGVTKATVEEALKNNPDAKAVLIINPTYYGVATEIKAIANLVHSYNIPLIVDEAHGPHLAFSEKLPISALEAGADICAQSTHKIIGAMTQVSLLHVKSKLVDTNKVKQMLSLLQTTSPSYILMASLDTSRRQIALHGKELLKDTIELYTYAREEINKIPGFYSFGNEILGKPGVFALDPTKLTISCRELGITGDELEKILATKYHIQMELSDFYNVLAVGSFGDTKENIDLLISALKKISEEFYGKKTPLQDFLDIPDIPESKLTPRQAFYSSKVSVRLEDSIGKISGEFLMAYPPGIPILCPGEIITSKIISYVNQLKSAGLYVQGTEDPEVEFIKIVTDSL from the coding sequence ATGTATAAACTGGAGCAAAATAAAACTCCTTTATTCGATGCATTAATATCTTATGTTAATAATGAAACTATACCATTTCATGTGCCTGGTCATAAAAAAGGCCTAGGTGTAGATGAAGATTTCAAAAATTTCATAGGAGAAAACCCTTTTAAAATAGATGTTACTGTTTTTAAAAGTGTAGATTCTCTTCATCACCCGAAAGGCGCAATAAAAGAAGCACAAATTCTTGCAGCTGATGCATATGGTGCTGATGCAACATTCTTTTCAGTTCACGGTACATCTGGGGCTATACAAGCTATGATAATGTCTGTAGTATCTGATGGAGATAAAATAATTATTCCAAGAAATGTTCATAAATCTATAACAACAGGAATAATCTTAGCAGGGGCTATCCCTGTTTATATGACTCCTGAATTTGACAAAAATTTAGGAATTGCCCACGGAGTTACTAAAGCTACTGTAGAAGAAGCTCTAAAAAATAATCCAGATGCAAAAGCTGTGTTAATAATAAATCCAACATATTATGGAGTAGCTACTGAGATTAAAGCTATAGCTAATTTAGTTCACTCTTATAATATTCCATTAATAGTTGATGAAGCTCATGGACCGCACTTAGCATTCTCAGAAAAACTTCCAATTAGTGCCTTAGAAGCCGGTGCCGATATATGTGCTCAATCTACTCATAAAATAATAGGTGCTATGACACAAGTATCACTACTTCACGTAAAATCTAAACTTGTAGATACTAATAAAGTAAAACAAATGTTATCTTTATTACAAACTACATCTCCATCTTATATATTGATGGCATCCCTTGATACTTCTAGACGTCAAATAGCACTTCACGGAAAAGAATTGTTAAAAGATACAATAGAATTATATACTTATGCAAGAGAAGAAATTAATAAAATCCCTGGTTTCTATTCTTTCGGTAATGAAATATTAGGAAAGCCAGGAGTATTCGCCTTGGACCCAACAAAGCTAACTATATCTTGCAGAGAATTAGGTATAACCGGCGATGAATTAGAAAAAATATTAGCTACAAAATATCATATACAAATGGAACTTTCTGATTTCTATAATGTTCTTGCTGTTGGATCTTTTGGTGATACTAAAGAAAATATAGATTTATTAATATCTGCACTAAAGAAAATCAGTGAAGAATTCTACGGCAAAAAAACTCCACTACAAGACTTTTTAGATATTCCAGATATACCTGAAAGTAAATTAACACCACGACAAGCTTTCTATAGTTCAAAAGTTTCTGTAAGATTAGAAGATTCTATTGGGAAAATTAGTGGTGAATTTTTAATGGCATATCCACCTGGAATACCAATACTTTGTCCAGGTGAAATAATAACTAGTAAAATTATTAGTTATGTTAATCAATTAAAATCTGCAGGACTTTATGTTCAAGGTACCGAAGACCCTGAAGTAGAATTTATAAAAATAGTCACTGATTCTTTATAA
- a CDS encoding sugar transferase, giving the protein MDMVNSNLKEEKKKVSIFYIFSKRAIDILGSTVGLVLLCPILLIVAIAIKIESKGPVIFSQKRIGLKGREFKMYKFRSMVEDAEELKKDLMKKNEMSGPMFKMKDDPRVTRVGRFIRKTSIDELPQLINVIKGDMSLVGPRPSLPKEVKKFKPWMKKRLDVKPGLTCFWQVSGRNSIDFEEWMKLDIKYVEERSFWVDINLIFKTFFVLFGDENAS; this is encoded by the coding sequence ATGGATATGGTAAATAGCAACTTGAAAGAAGAAAAGAAAAAAGTTAGTATATTCTACATATTCTCTAAAAGAGCTATAGACATTTTGGGGTCTACTGTAGGATTAGTATTATTATGCCCTATTTTATTAATAGTGGCTATAGCGATAAAAATAGAGTCAAAGGGGCCTGTTATTTTTTCGCAGAAGAGAATAGGACTCAAGGGTAGAGAGTTTAAAATGTACAAGTTTCGAAGCATGGTAGAAGATGCAGAGGAGTTAAAAAAAGATCTTATGAAAAAGAATGAGATGTCTGGTCCCATGTTTAAGATGAAAGATGATCCTAGGGTAACGAGAGTTGGGCGTTTTATAAGAAAAACAAGTATTGATGAGTTGCCACAACTTATCAATGTTATAAAGGGCGATATGTCTCTTGTGGGGCCAAGACCAAGTCTCCCAAAGGAAGTAAAAAAGTTTAAACCATGGATGAAAAAGCGTCTTGATGTAAAGCCGGGACTTACTTGTTTTTGGCAGGTGTCAGGAAGAAATAGTATAGATTTTGAAGAGTGGATGAAACTAGACATAAAGTATGTAGAAGAGAGAAGCTTTTGGGTAGATATAAATCTTATATTTAAGACGTTTTTTGTATTATTTGGTGATGAGAATGCATCATGA